The Thermobispora bispora DSM 43833 genome window below encodes:
- a CDS encoding YceI family protein has product MSVREWEGLQIPTAGDFVLDQAHTRVGFVVRHMMVSKVRGHFGEFEGKIVIAENPLESSVEAVIKAASIDTGVADRDAHLRSDDFLSADKFPEITFRSKRIAEHSGNEFKVVGDLTIRDVTKEVTLDVEFGGAATNPWGKHIFGFSAKTEIDREDFGLTWNQALETGGVLVGKKVTIEIEGEAVRAE; this is encoded by the coding sequence ATGAGCGTTCGGGAGTGGGAAGGTCTCCAGATCCCCACGGCCGGCGACTTCGTGCTCGATCAGGCCCACACCCGGGTCGGCTTCGTCGTCAGGCACATGATGGTGAGCAAGGTCCGCGGGCACTTCGGCGAGTTCGAGGGCAAGATCGTCATCGCCGAGAACCCGCTCGAGTCCAGCGTCGAGGCCGTCATCAAGGCCGCGAGCATCGACACCGGGGTCGCCGACCGCGACGCTCACCTCAGGAGCGACGACTTCCTCTCGGCCGACAAGTTCCCGGAGATCACCTTCCGGAGCAAGCGGATCGCCGAGCACTCCGGCAACGAGTTCAAGGTCGTCGGTGACCTCACCATCCGGGACGTGACCAAGGAGGTCACCCTCGACGTCGAGTTCGGCGGCGCCGCCACCAACCCGTGGGGCAAGCACATCTTCGGCTTCTCGGCCAAGACCGAGATCGACCGCGAGGACTTCGGCCTCACCTGGAACCAGGCGCTCGAGACCGGTGGCGTACTGGTCGGCAAGAAGGTCACCATCGAGATCGAGGGCGAGGCCGTCCGCGCCGAGTGA
- a CDS encoding TetR/AcrR family transcriptional regulator, translated as MPRVVDHRARRAEIVSAVLDLIAREGAEAVTVRKAAAAAGVSVGALAHYFADKDELLTAAFTEVVARSAFRLRELPPYPDTAELLFQALLASLPLNDARHTEARVWLAFLDRALAREDSTALLRAVYDEWRKAIAEIITKGQKEGRFRADLDPLATAGSLIAHVDGLTLQAVFDPAAFDHDTLRRLVHAQVRSLLAD; from the coding sequence ATGCCGCGAGTGGTGGATCATCGGGCCCGCCGTGCCGAGATCGTCTCGGCCGTCCTCGACCTCATCGCCAGGGAGGGCGCGGAGGCGGTGACGGTGCGCAAGGCCGCAGCCGCCGCGGGCGTGTCCGTGGGGGCGCTCGCGCACTACTTCGCCGACAAGGACGAGCTGCTGACCGCCGCGTTCACCGAGGTCGTCGCCAGGAGCGCGTTCCGGCTCCGCGAGCTTCCGCCCTACCCCGACACGGCGGAGCTGCTCTTCCAGGCGCTCCTCGCCTCACTGCCGCTCAACGACGCCCGGCACACCGAGGCCCGGGTCTGGCTCGCCTTCCTCGACCGGGCCCTGGCCCGCGAGGACTCCACCGCCCTGCTCCGCGCGGTCTACGACGAGTGGCGGAAGGCCATCGCCGAGATCATCACCAAGGGGCAGAAGGAAGGACGGTTCCGCGCCGACCTCGACCCCTTGGCGACCGCCGGTTCGCTCATCGCCCACGTGGACGGGCTCACCCTGCAGGCGGTCTTCGACCCGGCCGCGTTCGACCACGACACCCTGCGCCGGCTCGTCCACGCCCAGGTGCGATCCCTGCTCGCGGACTGA
- a CDS encoding MaoC family dehydratase: MRIFKSLDEMKAAKGEHLGYSDWRQITQEQVNLFADATDDHQWIHVDVERAKEGPFGGTIAHGYLSLSLLPSLVKEIYRVEGLRMGINYGLNRVRFPRPVPVGSRVRAGAEILDVKDTQNGTLTALKVTLFVEGDEKPACVAETLSLLVPQT, from the coding sequence ATGCGGATCTTCAAGAGCCTCGACGAGATGAAGGCGGCCAAGGGAGAGCACCTCGGGTACAGCGACTGGCGGCAGATCACCCAAGAACAGGTGAACCTGTTCGCCGACGCGACCGACGACCACCAGTGGATCCACGTCGACGTCGAACGGGCCAAGGAGGGCCCCTTCGGCGGCACGATCGCCCACGGCTACCTGTCGCTCTCGCTGCTGCCCTCGCTCGTCAAGGAGATCTACCGGGTCGAGGGCCTGCGCATGGGGATCAACTACGGGCTGAACAGGGTCCGCTTCCCGAGGCCGGTGCCGGTGGGCTCCCGGGTGCGGGCGGGTGCGGAGATCCTCGACGTGAAGGACACCCAGAACGGCACCCTCACCGCCCTCAAGGTCACCCTGTTCGTCGAGGGCGACGAGAAGCCCGCCTGTGTCGCCGAGACCCTGTCGCTGCTCGTCCCGCAGACCTGA
- a CDS encoding MerR family transcriptional regulator: MLKELTMQIGELARRAGVSTRALRYYEQVGLLAPARAANGYREYDELDLIHARNIRDLLAIGLTTEDIRGYLEKGCLDRPLEETPRCAAELTTVEARLRSLDERISRLQRLRDRLARHGEEIRRAIENGEAVR, encoded by the coding sequence ATGCTGAAGGAGCTGACCATGCAGATCGGGGAGCTGGCCCGGCGCGCCGGGGTCAGCACCAGAGCGCTGCGCTACTACGAGCAGGTGGGCCTGCTCGCCCCTGCCCGTGCCGCAAACGGCTACCGGGAGTACGACGAGCTCGACCTGATCCACGCCCGGAACATCCGGGACCTGCTCGCCATCGGCCTCACCACCGAGGACATCCGCGGCTACCTGGAGAAGGGCTGCCTCGACCGGCCGCTCGAGGAGACCCCGCGCTGCGCCGCGGAGCTGACCACGGTGGAGGCCCGGCTGCGCAGCCTCGACGAGCGCATCAGCCGGCTGCAGCGGCTGCGGGACCGGCTGGCCCGGCACGGCGAGGAGATCCGGCGGGCGATCGAGAACGGCGAGGCCGTCCGATGA
- a CDS encoding acyltransferase family protein, translating to MRAALTRVRELAERTPPTRDRFIDLLRAISIIAVVLGHWLVSVVGYDEQGELSGRSALPDLPWAFPITWAVQVMPIFFFVGGYANAASLTAERRRGGNAVEWLISRSGRLVRPTTTLVLVIAAGALAARLWDTDPSRVRLVAWFATIPLWFLVAYLTVVALTPPMYALHRRYGLLVPLVLAGLVALGDVARLTGRPLWGYGNYLFGWLAIHQMGFAWYDGRLPARPRVALPLLLGGFAALLLLTLAGPYPVSMINVPGERLHNMSPPSLALIAVATAQLGAALLLRERGERWLRRRTPWLVVVAVNTVIMVIFIWHISAAILLAGALHFAGVLPTPEVGSPAWFAWRIPWLIMLSAVLALLIMVFGRFEPGGARVTGRVRVALPEAPARVVARPATRLILVIAGFVSVIYALLSNSSFPDAAPAVYGLPEDALITYLGGAAILRLLRSVPRREQARSRAAAPDGIGPSRPVDRPGAGPETGRPEDSGGRAAGHPGGDR from the coding sequence ATGCGCGCCGCGTTGACCCGGGTCCGGGAGCTCGCCGAGCGAACCCCGCCCACGCGGGACCGGTTCATCGACCTGCTCCGGGCGATCTCGATCATCGCGGTGGTCCTCGGGCACTGGCTCGTGTCCGTGGTCGGCTACGACGAGCAGGGCGAGCTCTCCGGCCGCTCGGCACTCCCCGACCTGCCGTGGGCGTTCCCGATCACCTGGGCGGTCCAGGTCATGCCGATCTTCTTCTTCGTCGGCGGCTATGCCAACGCCGCGTCGCTGACCGCGGAGCGGCGCCGGGGCGGGAACGCGGTCGAGTGGCTGATCTCCCGCAGCGGCCGGCTGGTCCGGCCCACCACCACCCTGGTGCTCGTGATCGCGGCCGGTGCGCTCGCGGCCCGGCTGTGGGACACCGACCCCTCCCGGGTCCGCCTGGTCGCCTGGTTCGCCACGATCCCGCTGTGGTTCCTGGTGGCGTACCTGACCGTGGTCGCCCTCACCCCGCCGATGTACGCCCTGCACCGCCGATACGGGCTGCTGGTCCCGCTGGTGCTGGCCGGCCTGGTCGCCCTCGGGGACGTCGCCCGGCTGACCGGGAGGCCGCTCTGGGGGTACGGCAACTACCTGTTCGGGTGGCTGGCCATCCACCAGATGGGGTTCGCCTGGTACGACGGGCGGCTGCCGGCCCGCCCCCGGGTGGCGCTGCCGCTGCTGCTCGGCGGGTTCGCCGCCCTGCTCCTGCTCACCCTGGCCGGTCCCTACCCGGTCAGCATGATCAACGTGCCGGGGGAGCGGTTGCACAACATGTCGCCGCCGAGCCTCGCGCTGATCGCGGTGGCCACCGCGCAGCTCGGCGCCGCGCTGCTGCTCCGGGAGCGGGGCGAACGCTGGCTGCGGCGCCGCACGCCGTGGCTGGTGGTGGTCGCCGTGAACACCGTGATCATGGTGATCTTCATCTGGCACATCTCGGCCGCGATCCTGCTCGCCGGCGCGCTGCACTTCGCCGGCGTCCTCCCCACCCCGGAGGTCGGCTCGCCGGCGTGGTTCGCCTGGCGCATCCCCTGGCTGATCATGCTGAGCGCGGTGCTCGCCCTGCTGATCATGGTGTTCGGGCGGTTCGAGCCGGGCGGCGCCCGGGTCACCGGCCGGGTCCGGGTCGCGCTGCCCGAGGCACCGGCCCGGGTGGTGGCCCGGCCGGCCACCCGCCTCATCCTCGTGATCGCGGGGTTCGTGAGCGTCATCTACGCCCTGCTCAGCAACAGCAGCTTCCCCGACGCCGCCCCCGCCGTGTACGGCCTGCCGGAGGACGCGCTCATCACCTATCTCGGCGGCGCCGCCATCCTCCGCCTCCTCCGCTCGGTTCCCCGGCGGGAGCAGGCCCGATCGCGGGCGGCGGCACCGGACGGCATCGGCCCGTCCCGGCCGGTGGATCGGCCGGGCGCCGGGCCCGAGACCGGCCGGCCGGAGGATTCCGGGGGCCGCGCCGCCGGGCACCCCGGCGGCGACCGCTGA
- the rmuC gene encoding DNA recombination protein RmuC, whose translation MSSVLLALLPALAGAAIAYLVARSRTAAERADLRVAQERYRQARAEADGLRSERDKAHERVSGLEREHSKAQTELKTLTGQVTRLQAALEAGQERLQRAEAEAERLKASLETERQRLDERDRLLQEAEKKIAALAAREDKAREEVQELREQLSELTAQKQGLQEQAARLEAARKELDRIRERNNKLLEETLRATAADMLQKSRTELVAEAEERLAAVSKPVKEQLALLDRQLQEFSTSRAAAEAKLDQQLATLAEEGARTREETRKLVEALKKPQVRGRWGEMQLKRAVELAGLVEHCDFDSQVHLADDDNAQRPDLVIHLSNGRHVVVDAKVPMTAFIAAIEASDDAEADKHWADHARQLRQHVDDLASKEYHRRVGASPEFVVLFVPSDAFLVPALEHDPALQEYAATKRVMIVTPTILIAMLRTIAYAWTQAALEENLKQVYDIGRELYERLSKLGEHFERLGKALNQSVKAYNDTVGSLERRVLVTARKFHSLKLTETQLKRLDPIEQAPRPLGAPELTGPAADEASGVTPAPAGGPETIG comes from the coding sequence ATGTCGTCCGTTCTGTTGGCGCTCTTGCCGGCGCTCGCCGGCGCGGCGATCGCATATCTCGTGGCGCGGAGCCGTACCGCCGCCGAGCGCGCGGACCTCAGGGTCGCGCAGGAGCGGTACCGCCAGGCCCGCGCGGAAGCGGACGGCCTGCGCTCGGAACGTGACAAGGCCCACGAGCGCGTCTCCGGCCTGGAGCGGGAGCACTCCAAGGCGCAGACCGAGCTCAAGACCCTGACCGGGCAGGTCACCCGTCTGCAGGCCGCCCTGGAGGCCGGCCAGGAGAGGCTGCAGCGCGCCGAGGCCGAGGCCGAACGGCTGAAGGCGTCTCTCGAAACGGAGCGGCAGCGGCTGGACGAGCGCGACCGCCTGCTCCAGGAGGCCGAGAAGAAGATCGCCGCCCTGGCGGCCAGGGAGGACAAGGCGCGCGAAGAGGTCCAGGAGCTCCGGGAGCAGCTCAGCGAGCTGACCGCCCAGAAGCAGGGGCTGCAGGAGCAGGCCGCCCGGCTGGAGGCCGCCCGGAAGGAGCTGGATCGGATCCGGGAGCGCAATAACAAGCTGCTGGAGGAGACGCTCCGCGCCACCGCGGCCGACATGCTGCAAAAGTCCCGGACGGAGCTGGTCGCCGAGGCGGAGGAGCGGCTCGCCGCGGTCAGCAAGCCGGTCAAGGAGCAGCTCGCGCTGCTGGACCGGCAGCTCCAGGAGTTCAGCACCAGCCGCGCGGCGGCGGAGGCCAAGCTCGATCAGCAGCTCGCCACCCTGGCCGAAGAGGGCGCGCGGACCCGGGAGGAGACCCGCAAGCTGGTCGAGGCGCTGAAGAAGCCGCAGGTCCGCGGCCGGTGGGGCGAGATGCAGCTCAAGCGCGCCGTCGAGCTGGCCGGGCTCGTCGAGCACTGCGACTTCGACTCCCAGGTCCACCTCGCGGACGACGACAACGCGCAGCGGCCCGACCTGGTGATCCACCTGTCCAACGGCCGGCATGTGGTCGTCGACGCGAAGGTCCCGATGACCGCGTTCATCGCGGCGATCGAAGCGAGCGACGATGCCGAGGCGGACAAGCACTGGGCGGATCACGCCCGGCAGCTCCGGCAGCACGTCGACGATCTCGCGAGCAAGGAGTACCACCGGCGGGTGGGCGCCTCGCCGGAGTTCGTGGTGCTGTTCGTGCCGAGCGACGCCTTCCTGGTGCCGGCCCTGGAGCACGACCCGGCCCTGCAGGAGTACGCCGCCACCAAGCGGGTCATGATCGTGACGCCGACCATCCTGATCGCCATGCTGCGCACGATCGCCTACGCCTGGACCCAGGCCGCGCTGGAGGAGAACCTCAAGCAGGTCTACGACATCGGGCGCGAGCTCTATGAGCGGCTGTCCAAGCTGGGCGAGCACTTCGAGCGGCTCGGCAAGGCGCTCAACCAGTCGGTCAAGGCGTACAACGACACGGTGGGCTCCCTGGAGCGGCGCGTCCTGGTCACCGCGCGCAAGTTCCACTCGCTGAAGCTCACCGAGACGCAGCTCAAGCGGCTGGACCCCATCGAGCAGGCGCCCCGGCCGCTCGGTGCTCCCGAGCTGACCGGACCGGCGGCCGATGAGGCGAGCGGTGTGACCCCTGCTCCGGCCGGCGGCCCGGAGACCATCGGCTGA
- a CDS encoding CPBP family intramembrane glutamic endopeptidase, whose amino-acid sequence MTTAAHRADLRGLIWFYVLATAVTWVCYIPLVLDAHGRLSIDLDLQSLLGLTAIMAPTLTACLLAAVRGGRGELRRLLGMAVRVRFAARWYLVVLLVPFAVPLAAVAVESLTSGTAPAAWLVAPTTWTLATFWMAAVGEDLGWRGYALTRALGQWGPVKASVVHGSLWALWHLPMFFMPGTAQNDQVFPMFLLQLIGATMIFVRIFIGTGGSVAAMMLMHATANLAFNTVPVFATEGGNPTRAALVSVIYLLAGVVALATLPRRTSPTAGVTTVTEAA is encoded by the coding sequence ATGACGACCGCCGCCCACCGCGCCGACCTCCGCGGGCTGATCTGGTTCTACGTGCTGGCCACCGCCGTCACCTGGGTGTGCTACATCCCGCTGGTGCTGGACGCCCACGGCCGCCTCAGCATCGACCTCGACCTGCAGAGCCTGCTCGGCCTGACCGCGATCATGGCCCCCACCCTGACCGCGTGCCTGCTCGCCGCGGTCCGCGGCGGGCGCGGGGAGCTGCGCCGCCTCCTCGGCATGGCGGTCCGTGTCCGGTTCGCGGCCCGCTGGTACCTGGTGGTGCTGCTCGTGCCGTTCGCCGTGCCGCTCGCCGCCGTCGCCGTGGAGTCCCTGACGTCCGGTACGGCTCCCGCCGCCTGGCTGGTCGCGCCGACCACGTGGACGCTCGCCACCTTCTGGATGGCCGCGGTCGGTGAGGATCTCGGCTGGCGCGGTTACGCCCTGACCCGGGCGTTGGGCCAGTGGGGGCCGGTCAAGGCGAGCGTGGTGCACGGCTCGCTGTGGGCCCTGTGGCACCTGCCGATGTTCTTCATGCCGGGGACCGCGCAGAACGACCAGGTGTTCCCGATGTTCCTCCTCCAGCTCATCGGGGCGACCATGATCTTCGTGCGGATCTTCATCGGGACCGGCGGCAGCGTGGCGGCCATGATGCTGATGCACGCCACCGCGAACCTGGCGTTCAACACGGTCCCGGTCTTCGCCACCGAGGGCGGCAACCCCACCCGAGCCGCGCTCGTCTCGGTGATCTACCTCTTGGCGGGCGTGGTGGCGCTGGCCACGCTCCCGCGCCGTACCTCCCCCACGGCGGGCGTCACCACGGTGACCGAGGCGGCCTGA
- a CDS encoding MFS transporter has protein sequence MTAVGTRSAAGGAASLLRVLPLAGASFAAGTGDMVIAGILPALAAGLRVSEAAAGQLVTAYAVAYGCGTVLVAALTGGMPRRRVLTWGLAAFTVVNAAAAVVSSFGVLLVLRVLAGLAAAACTPAAVAIAAEVAPEERRGRYLALVTGGLTVALVAGVPAGTWLGGEYGWRSTMVFVALLGAVSLAGAAGVPFVPAPPSLGLRRRLAPLAVPAVARLLAATVVSGIGGMMMLTYLFPVLREAGGVGHQQMTALFTLYGVAGTAAAWLGGRGADRWGPYRTLVAALAGYGVTLWAAAALTMAGGVPSAVLGVVVVLLALAAWAINPPLQSMMYGFARGAAAEAMALATAALFTGASLGGAMGGILLDGWGPAAIPLAGGVLLLAAVPLIPRRASS, from the coding sequence ATGACGGCGGTCGGGACCCGGTCCGCGGCCGGCGGCGCCGCGTCGCTGCTCCGGGTGCTCCCGCTGGCCGGGGCGTCGTTCGCCGCGGGCACCGGCGACATGGTGATCGCCGGGATCCTGCCCGCCCTCGCCGCAGGCCTGCGGGTGAGCGAGGCGGCCGCGGGGCAGCTGGTCACCGCGTACGCCGTCGCCTACGGGTGCGGCACCGTGCTGGTCGCCGCGCTGACCGGCGGGATGCCGCGCCGCCGGGTGCTGACCTGGGGCCTGGCCGCGTTCACCGTGGTCAACGCGGCCGCGGCGGTGGTCTCGTCGTTCGGGGTGCTGCTGGTGCTGCGGGTCCTTGCCGGGCTGGCGGCCGCGGCGTGCACCCCGGCGGCGGTGGCGATCGCCGCGGAGGTCGCGCCGGAGGAGCGGCGTGGCCGGTACCTGGCCTTGGTCACCGGCGGGCTCACCGTGGCGCTCGTCGCCGGCGTCCCGGCCGGCACCTGGCTCGGCGGGGAGTACGGGTGGCGGTCGACGATGGTGTTCGTCGCCCTGCTCGGCGCGGTGTCCCTGGCCGGGGCCGCCGGGGTGCCCTTCGTGCCGGCGCCGCCCTCGCTCGGTCTGCGGCGCCGCCTCGCCCCGCTGGCCGTACCGGCGGTGGCGCGGCTGCTCGCCGCCACGGTGGTGAGCGGGATCGGCGGCATGATGATGCTCACCTATCTCTTTCCGGTGCTCCGCGAGGCCGGCGGTGTCGGCCACCAGCAGATGACCGCGTTGTTCACCCTGTACGGCGTGGCCGGCACGGCCGCCGCCTGGCTCGGCGGGCGCGGGGCCGACCGGTGGGGGCCCTACCGGACGCTGGTGGCGGCGCTGGCCGGTTACGGGGTGACGTTGTGGGCCGCCGCGGCGCTGACGATGGCCGGGGGCGTGCCATCGGCGGTGCTCGGCGTGGTGGTCGTGCTGCTCGCGCTCGCCGCCTGGGCGATCAACCCGCCGCTGCAGTCGATGATGTACGGCTTCGCCCGCGGCGCCGCCGCCGAGGCGATGGCGCTCGCCACTGCCGCGTTGTTCACGGGCGCTTCCTTGGGTGGGGCGATGGGCGGGATTCTCCTCGATGGATGGGGACCCGCGGCCATCCCGCTGGCCGGTGGTGTGCTCCTGCTCGCGGCCGTGCCGCTGATCCCCCGCCGGGCGTCGTCCTGA
- a CDS encoding alanine/glycine:cation symporter family protein — translation MEDILSGISDFVWGPFLLIPLLLLTGLYLTIVLRGLQFHKLLYALWLAFIRRKEPEGTGDISHYQALSTALAATVGVGNIAGVATAIHFGGPGAVFWMWVTGLVGMATKYCEAFLGVRFRRTDAKGEQSGGPMFYLTYGIGGKFGATLGILFAIFGAIAAFGIGNMVQSNSVADAINSQWGVPMWVTGLIITVIAAVVILGGIKSIGAFTSAFVPVMIIFYILGALWVIIANIGSLPSAIATIVTDAFTGTAATGGFAGATVLLAIRYGVARGIFSNESGLGTGGIAAAAAKTNEPVRQALVSMTQTFIDTIVVVGMTGLVIVVTGAWQSGENGAPLTSLAFSQGLPGEWGGIIVTLGLVFFAFSTLLGWAYYGERCMDRLFGRGAVVPYRLVFIVLIFVGTVLELQTVWTFSDIMNGLMALPNLIGLVLLSGLVVRETKAYFSRPDWQTEYRPVSTKR, via the coding sequence GTGGAAGACATCCTGTCCGGGATCTCGGACTTCGTCTGGGGGCCCTTCCTGCTCATCCCCCTGCTCCTGCTGACCGGCCTGTACCTCACGATCGTGCTGCGGGGCCTGCAGTTCCATAAGCTGCTCTACGCCCTCTGGCTCGCGTTCATCCGTCGTAAGGAGCCGGAAGGCACGGGCGACATCAGCCACTACCAGGCCCTGTCCACCGCGCTGGCGGCCACCGTCGGCGTCGGCAACATCGCGGGTGTCGCGACCGCCATCCACTTCGGCGGACCGGGCGCGGTCTTCTGGATGTGGGTGACCGGCCTCGTCGGCATGGCCACCAAGTACTGCGAGGCCTTCCTCGGCGTCCGCTTCCGCCGTACCGACGCCAAGGGCGAGCAGAGCGGCGGCCCGATGTTCTACCTCACCTATGGGATCGGCGGTAAGTTCGGCGCCACCCTGGGCATCCTCTTCGCGATCTTCGGCGCGATCGCGGCCTTCGGCATCGGCAACATGGTGCAGTCCAACAGCGTGGCCGATGCGATCAACTCCCAGTGGGGCGTCCCCATGTGGGTGACCGGCCTGATCATCACGGTGATCGCCGCCGTCGTCATCCTCGGCGGCATCAAGAGCATCGGTGCGTTCACCAGCGCCTTCGTGCCCGTGATGATCATCTTCTACATCCTGGGCGCCCTGTGGGTGATCATCGCCAACATCGGGAGCCTGCCGAGCGCCATCGCCACGATCGTCACGGACGCCTTCACCGGCACCGCCGCCACCGGTGGCTTCGCCGGCGCCACCGTCCTGCTGGCGATCCGGTACGGCGTGGCCCGCGGCATCTTCTCGAACGAGTCCGGCCTGGGCACCGGCGGCATCGCGGCGGCGGCCGCCAAGACGAACGAGCCCGTGCGGCAGGCGCTCGTGTCGATGACCCAGACCTTCATCGACACGATCGTCGTCGTCGGCATGACCGGCCTGGTGATCGTGGTCACCGGTGCCTGGCAGAGCGGCGAGAACGGCGCCCCGCTCACCTCGCTCGCGTTCAGCCAGGGCCTGCCCGGCGAGTGGGGCGGCATCATCGTCACCCTCGGCCTGGTCTTCTTCGCCTTCTCCACCCTCCTCGGTTGGGCGTACTACGGCGAGCGCTGCATGGACCGGCTCTTCGGCCGGGGTGCGGTGGTGCCGTACCGGCTGGTGTTCATCGTGCTGATCTTCGTCGGCACGGTGCTCGAGCTGCAGACCGTGTGGACGTTCTCGGACATCATGAACGGCCTCATGGCGCTGCCGAACCTCATCGGCCTGGTTCTGCTCTCCGGCCTCGTGGTCCGGGAGACCAAGGCGTACTTCAGCCGTCCCGACTGGCAGACCGAGTACCGGCCCGTCTCGACGAAGCGGTGA
- a CDS encoding thermonuclease family protein → MRQLPHALLALTTVALTVATATPAEAASRPKGVPKAAITAQVKKVVDGDTIHVISRGRTLKVRLLEIDTPDWGQCWYNAATAKTKALLPVGKPVYLLRDRDPKDRYGRYLFYVWSHNGTFVNRYLVRYGYARAMLIKPNDKYIKLMRSEEAKAKRQKLRIWSGRCDKGGTAKPKTKGGTAEPKTTARTGTDPRFRTCAEANRNGYGPYYRGRDPEYAWYQDRDGDGVVCER, encoded by the coding sequence GTGCGACAGCTCCCCCATGCTCTGCTTGCGCTGACGACCGTTGCGCTCACCGTGGCGACCGCCACCCCGGCCGAGGCCGCCTCCCGGCCCAAGGGGGTGCCGAAGGCCGCGATCACCGCCCAGGTGAAGAAGGTCGTGGACGGTGACACGATCCACGTGATCTCCAGGGGACGGACGCTCAAGGTCCGGCTGCTGGAGATCGACACCCCCGACTGGGGCCAGTGCTGGTACAACGCGGCGACCGCGAAGACCAAGGCGTTGCTCCCGGTCGGCAAGCCCGTCTACCTGCTCCGTGACCGTGACCCCAAGGACCGGTACGGCCGGTACCTCTTCTACGTCTGGTCCCACAACGGGACGTTCGTGAACCGGTACCTGGTGCGGTACGGCTACGCCCGGGCGATGCTGATCAAGCCGAACGACAAGTACATCAAGCTGATGCGCAGCGAGGAGGCCAAGGCCAAGCGGCAGAAGCTGCGCATCTGGTCCGGCCGGTGCGACAAGGGCGGGACCGCCAAGCCGAAGACCAAGGGCGGGACCGCCGAGCCGAAGACGACTGCCCGGACCGGCACGGACCCGCGGTTCCGCACCTGCGCCGAGGCGAACCGGAACGGGTACGGCCCCTACTACCGGGGGCGCGACCCCGAGTACGCCTGGTACCAGGACCGCGACGGCGACGGGGTCGTCTGCGAACGGTGA
- a CDS encoding Pycsar system effector family protein, translating into MALVGGGGLDAFAVGAFAGAVYPQVGAPKRDGSLTHFMDIAQYGTAEEVVRRLSHPRAANVTELAGELLRISVLVRRKYRFVRWGCWSLLTGVVLSLGSIITGWLLTV; encoded by the coding sequence ATGGCTCTGGTGGGTGGGGGTGGGCTTGACGCTTTCGCCGTCGGAGCATTCGCCGGCGCCGTCTATCCGCAGGTGGGCGCACCGAAGCGGGACGGTTCACTCACTCACTTCATGGATATCGCCCAGTACGGCACGGCGGAAGAAGTCGTCAGAAGGCTTTCCCATCCCCGGGCCGCGAATGTCACCGAACTGGCCGGGGAACTCCTCCGGATCAGCGTGCTCGTCCGGCGCAAGTACCGGTTCGTCCGGTGGGGCTGCTGGTCGCTCTTAACGGGGGTCGTCCTGTCGCTCGGCTCGATCATCACCGGCTGGCTGCTAACCGTGTGA